ATCTCTGCGACTTCCTGGGCCCGTCTGGACTGGTCGATTTGAATTTCGAGCTGCTCTAGCTGGCGTTTCAGATCCTCTTCCTTGCGCTTGCGCTCAGTCACGTCTTGCACGATCCCTTCATAATAGAGCAGGGTGCCGCCGCTGTCACAAACGGCACGAGCATCCATCGCCGTCCAGATGATGCTGCCGTCTTTGCAATAGCTACGAAATTCAAAGCCTTTTAAAAAGCCCTGGGTTGCCAGCACCGCCTTCACTTGAAGACGGAGGGACGGCTCAACATACATCTGTTCGCCAATGTCAGTAATGCTAGCGATCATGTCAGCGGGCGAATCGTAGCCGTAAATTCTCGCCATCGCTGGGTTGATGGTGATCAGCCGTCCCTCTGGCGTAGACTGAAAAATACCTTCTAGCGCGTTTTCAAAGATGCTGCGGTAATTTTCCTCGGCAATTCGCAGGGCTTCTTCCTGGCGTTTGCGTTCCGTAATGTTGCGAATGATCAGCAGCACTTCGTCTGGGCCCGTCACCACCACGCGAACCTCTTCAAGCTCAAGCTGCCCATTGATTTCGATCTGCTGTTCATAAAACTGGTACTTGCCTGTTTGTAGGGCTTGTCGAATGTAGCGCATCCGCATCTCTGCCAGATCAGGCGGCATGAGTTCATACACGGTGCTTTTGCCTGGAACCATTTTGTCTTTGTTGAGCACTGGGTAGCGATCGCCATTAGCCAGTTCCAGATGGGTGCCGTCCCCCCGCATTCGGATCAGCAAATCGGGAATCGCCTCAATCAGCGCTCGGTTTTTTGCTTCGCTTTGGCGGAGGGCGGATTCGGAGCGTTTGCGCTCGGTGATGTT
The Thermoleptolyngbya sichuanensis A183 DNA segment above includes these coding regions:
- a CDS encoding PAS domain-containing protein; translated protein: MALENGDRQQDDPAPNQVGLTPEQQLAALEVAVYGMAIFNDDGCIIYANPACANLWQYDNREDLIGQSWQRLYAPEEQQRFEREILPQCLQAGSWTGEAIAQRQDGTTYPQALALSQMTDGSMVYIAQDITERQLAEDSLRRSEADKQAILQAIPDLLMHFRGDGTHLDIANSDGYSVLELDKLVQGNASVYDLMPYELAKQRMHYIQRALQTGQIQFYEQDIEVNGQIQSEEVRLVATGPDEVLVIIRNITERKRSESALRQSEAKNRALIEAIPDLLIRMRGDGTHLELANGDRYPVLNKDKMVPGKSTVYELMPPDLAEMRMRYIRQALQTGKYQFYEQQIEINGQLELEEVRVVVTGPDEVLLIIRNITERKRQEEALRIAEENYRSIFENALEGIFQSTPEGRLITINPAMARIYGYDSPADMIASITDIGEQMYVEPSLRLQVKAVLATQGFLKGFEFRSYCKDGSIIWTAMDARAVCDSGGTLLYYEGIVQDVTERKRKEEDLKRQLEQLEIQIDQSRRAQEVAEIVQTDYFQKILEEAESLRYLDD